Proteins from one Fragaria vesca subsp. vesca unplaced genomic scaffold, FraVesHawaii_1.0 scf0513070, whole genome shotgun sequence genomic window:
- the LOC101291782 gene encoding chitinase 4-like isoform 1 encodes MANFQAAVVTILGLLAFVAQIATAQNSVADIVTADFFNGIINQAAADCTGKSFYTRQAFLDALASYTDFATTGSADDNKREIAAFFAHVTHETGHFCYIEEINKDTYCDGSRTDYPCNPAKQYYGRGPLQLTWNYNYGAAGNAIGFDGLNSPETVASDPVIAFKTGLWFWMNNVHSVISQGFGATTRAINGAVECDGKSPDTVQARVNYYTDYCTQFNVAPGDNLYC; translated from the exons ATGGCTAATTTCCAAGCTGCAGTCGTGACAATCCTAGGACTATTAGCATTTGTAGCCCAAATTGCCACGGCTCAAAACTCGGTGGCAGATATCGTGACTGCCGACTTCTTTAACGGGATTATTAACCAGGCTGCCGCTGACTGCACCGGCAAGAGCTTCTACACCAGACAGGCTTTTCTCGACGCCCTTGCCTCTTACACCGATTTCGCTACCACCGGCTCTGCTGATGACAATAAACGCGAAATTGCAGCTTTCTTTGCTCATGTCACTCATGAGACTGGCC ACTTTTGCTACATAGAAGAGATAAATAAGGACACCTACTGCGACGGAAGCAGAACAGACTACCCATGCAACCCTGCCAAGCAGTACTACGGGCGCGGACCACTCCAACTCACCTGGAACTACAACTACGGAGCTGCCGGAAATGCCATAGGCTTTGACGGTTTGAACTCCCCAGAAACGGTGGCTTCAGACCCGGTCATCGCGTTCAAGACAGGCCTGTGGTTTTGGATGAACAATGTTCACTCTGTTATAAGCCAAGGATTCGGAGCCACAACTCGAGCCATCAACGGTGCCGTCGAATGTGATGGCAAATCTCCGGACACTGTTCAAGCTCGCGTCAACTATTACACTGACTACTGTACCCAATTCAATGTTGCTCCCGGTGACAATCTCTATTGCTAG
- the LOC101291782 gene encoding chitinase 4-like isoform 2 produces MANFQAAVVTILGLLAFVAQIATAQNSVADIVTADFFNGIINQAAADCTGKSFYTRQAFLDALASYTDFATTGSADDNKREIAAFFAHVTHETGQEINKDTYCDGSRTDYPCNPAKQYYGRGPLQLTWNYNYGAAGNAIGFDGLNSPETVASDPVIAFKTGLWFWMNNVHSVISQGFGATTRAINGAVECDGKSPDTVQARVNYYTDYCTQFNVAPGDNLYC; encoded by the exons ATGGCTAATTTCCAAGCTGCAGTCGTGACAATCCTAGGACTATTAGCATTTGTAGCCCAAATTGCCACGGCTCAAAACTCGGTGGCAGATATCGTGACTGCCGACTTCTTTAACGGGATTATTAACCAGGCTGCCGCTGACTGCACCGGCAAGAGCTTCTACACCAGACAGGCTTTTCTCGACGCCCTTGCCTCTTACACCGATTTCGCTACCACCGGCTCTGCTGATGACAATAAACGCGAAATTGCAGCTTTCTTTGCTCATGTCACTCATGAGACTGGCC AAGAGATAAATAAGGACACCTACTGCGACGGAAGCAGAACAGACTACCCATGCAACCCTGCCAAGCAGTACTACGGGCGCGGACCACTCCAACTCACCTGGAACTACAACTACGGAGCTGCCGGAAATGCCATAGGCTTTGACGGTTTGAACTCCCCAGAAACGGTGGCTTCAGACCCGGTCATCGCGTTCAAGACAGGCCTGTGGTTTTGGATGAACAATGTTCACTCTGTTATAAGCCAAGGATTCGGAGCCACAACTCGAGCCATCAACGGTGCCGTCGAATGTGATGGCAAATCTCCGGACACTGTTCAAGCTCGCGTCAACTATTACACTGACTACTGTACCCAATTCAATGTTGCTCCCGGTGACAATCTCTATTGCTAG